The sequence below is a genomic window from Gossypium hirsutum isolate 1008001.06 chromosome A11, Gossypium_hirsutum_v2.1, whole genome shotgun sequence.
AATACATGTGAGAATTAAAGTTACAAATCAAAATGCAATTGTTCATGTACAACACACTGATAGGCTAGATTATCGGATGCATTTCTGGACTTAGGTATGAGAATATGACTTTCAAAGAtgaaaaaagaatataaaagaaatagaacatATTAGACATATGCTCTTATATGTCATTCAAACTCAAAGTTGGAGTAACATAGCTAGGAAGTGAAATAACAACTTTAGATCAATGAATATCGCTGAAATTGAGCAGCAGCAACATACTCTAGTAGACAACAGTGAAAGGGGTATCTCCTATAACTCTTTATAAAGTAACTGTGCCAAAATGATAAGTGAAATAATCAATTTCTGCCATTAAACTACATTTTATGCTTAACCCCATTACTAAAAGTAGGATATTTTTAACACTCGTACCTTATGGAACACAAAATCATTTCTGTGATTCTTTGAAACTCATACTTTTCTAAAGCAAATATCTCCACTTTTCCTTCAATTTTGGCATTTATGTAGTATGTATCCTTGAGCTGACACTCTTCAATATGAATTGCCTATAGAGTTGAaggattaaataagtttaaaaaaatatagatttaaGGCTCTTTCCATAGCAATGGATTGAGTGATTGTTGCATCCGCTGTAATCTCATCATTCATCCCcttaaataaaaatggaaaaagtatTCCAaagttctgttttttttttccctttaatcaAACACATGTAAGATATAGACTCACGCAGTTAGTTGACAGGTTGTACCATATCTTTCTCCAGTTTCCTACATCCATGATGCTCTGTTCCTCTAAGTAAGGTTAGTTTGCTAGAGAAAAAGAAGTAGTACAACAAGAATAAGGaatcaaatatttaagaaaaatgaacaataaaaAAGACATGAAAGAAAGCAACGATACAATAAAACAAAAATGGGATATTACCTTTCAGTGGAAAGAGTTGGAAGCGAATCTCTAAGTTGTTTCTTTCTATCCTAACAAAATAATGTCAGTGCCACGAGTGATCATAAGATTGGCCTTTGTCCTCTTAAATCATTTTCTCAACCATTCACATTGTTCATTTTCAATTAAATACAAGTATGACTTATTATTTAATTGTAACAAAAGTAGTATTTGAGGGTAAAACTTATCAATTTactcataatatatatatatactagttaTAAGAGTTTAACTAGGAAAATAAGTAGACTTTAGTATAAACTCTAACACTACTTATCTAATTATATTctcaacattaaaaaaaaaaggaattaagCTTATTTTTACTTAAAAGGCTTTTGGAATCTCACCTCAAAACTGTTAACAAACGGCTTTTGAAGTCAAAATGGAGAATGTCCCTTATCTTTGGACACAAGTCTCATGATTACTTTTCTAAGGAAGGAAATATAACTGAGGTATAATTCTCTGAGCAGAGCCTTGAAAGACTACCAAGTTTTAAAGACTTGAGTTGGGAGAAAACGATGCCATCCATGACTTCATCAGTGTAGAAAAGCTATGATTTCTTCGAACATTTGACAATCAGTAACACTCATTCTTGTGAGTTACACCATGCTTTTAGCTATTGCGAATGTTACTAAATTTCTAAATCCATGGCATTTTGATGCCTCCAGAGTTGTCAAATGTTTGAATGACACAAAAGATGGCACTAAATTCTTTAATTTGCCGCATCCCAACACCAGTAGAAAACTTCTGCAAGTTATAGTTTGTTCTTCTAGAGATGTGTTAACTCAGGAAGATAATACAACATTAATTCCTTCAAGCAAGCAAGTGTTCCTGCATGTTCGTTTTCATCTCTTACTCCTTCATAATGAAGTAATTCATTGAAGGTAGTCCTTTTCCAAAAGAAAGGTATTCAAGATTTGGTAATGATTAAATGAACCAATCTGATATAGTAACTGTTGCAAAGTGGCCATTCATGCAGTGGCAAACTCTTCCCGTGAAGTTGCAAGCTCCCTTTAAACTGCGAGCTTAAGCAAGTCTATGAGCTCTACATTTGCGATCTCACCTAAAACTGTGAGTTCAACCTAGTTGCGAGCTCATAATCCATAATCCATAATCCATACAGACTTTGAGACCTTTCAATCAAGAGAGGAGGTTCTCAATGATATCATGGAGTCACTGAAAGATGCAACAACAAGCATGATTGGAGTGTACGGGATGGCTGGTGTGGGCAAAACATGGCTGGTCAAAGAAGTTGAGAGACAACTCCATGAGGTTAAGTTATTCAATTCAGTAGTTAGAGCAACTGCATCTCGAATTCCTGACATTAAGGAAATCCAAGACCAAATAGCATACTCATTGGGTTTGAAGCTTGAAGAAAACAGTCCGGTTGTAAGAGCCCGTAAATTGTATGGAAGGTTAAGGAATGAGAAAAATGTTCTTATTATTTTGGATGATCTTTGGAAGAAACTGGATCTAAAGGAAGTCGGAATTCCATTTGGAAGTCAACACAAAGGATGCAAAATACTGTTGACCTCAAGAAGTCGAAATGTTGTAAGCAATGAGATGGGTGCTACAAAGACCTTTGCAGTTGATGATTTAGATGAGGAAGAAGCTTGGGAGTTCTTCAAGAAGATGGCCGGGAACAGTGTTGAAAGTGATGAGGAGCTGCGATCTACAGCAATTGAGGTAGTCAAGAAATGTGCAAGATTACCACTTGCCCTTGCAACAGTTGCAAGGGCGTTGCGAAATGAAAGTTTATTTGGTTGGAGGGATGCTTTACAACAATTACAGAGGCCTTGCTTGGAACATAGCTCGAGTGAGATATCGGCTGAGGTACATTCGAATATTAAGTTGAGTATCAATCATTTATCAAGTGAAGACCTCAAGCAGATTTTCCTGCTTTGCAGTTTACTGCGTCGTGACACTAGGATTGAAGACTTGTTGAGATATGCTCGTGGTTTGGGTCTAATTAAAGGAGTCAACAGCATGAAAGCAGAACGAGATAGGCTGTTAAAAATGATGCGTACCCTCAAAGAATCTTGTTTGTTGCGTGATAGTAAAAGTACCAATGAGGAGTACTTCGATGTGCATGATCTTACTTATAGTCTGGCCAAATCAATCGCTTCAAATGACAATCAAGTGCTTGCCTTAACAGAGGTAGATAAGGATGAGGATGAGGATGTTGTAGCAGGTTGGCCAAATGGAGAGTCAATGAAAGAGTGCAACAAGATTATTTTGCGGGATCCTAGTATCAACAAGCTTCCTGACCAGTTGAATTGTCCGCAGctttttctcttccttttgtTTAGTAAGGATCTCTCCTTGACGTTGCCGGATAACTTCTTCAAGGAAGCAAAAAATCTTGTCTTAGGTTTGACTTGCATGCATTTTTCTTCTTTACCTTCATCAATTGGTCTCCTAACTAGCCTCAGTACATTGTGCCTAGATCACTGCAATTTGGGAGATAACCTAACCATTATTGGAGCACTCAAGAACTTAAATGTGCTTAGCCTTGCTGGATCTGATATCAAAATTGTACCCAAGGAAATTGGGCAATTGTTGAAGCTAAAGTTGTTAGATGTGAGTGGTTGTACTAAACTCAAAACAATTTCAGCTAACGTGTTGCCAAGTTTGTCAAAATTAGAAGAATTATATATGGGTGGCACTTGTATTCAATGGGGACAACCCAATGCTAGTCTTGCTGAACTGAACACACTGTCTCATCTGTCCACTTTAGAAGTTGAAATTCCGGACGCCAAGGCTGCCCCAGAGGACTTCTTTCAAAAGTTACAAAAGTTGGAAAGATACAAGATTTGCATAGGAAAGGAATGGGTGCGGTTTCGCAACTATCAATATTCAAGAACCTTAAAACTCAGGCTAAACACAAGCATTGATGATTTTGATCATGGAATTAAGAAGTTGGTAAAGAGAACTCTAGATTTACAATTGGATAAACTGAAAGGTGTGAAGATTAATGCACTGGAGGAGGTAACAGATGAGGAAAGGCTATCACATTTGCAGAATCTGCATATCCAAAATGGTTTGGATATTGAATCTATCATTAATGCTAGAAATGAATTTCCTCATTTGCAGTCCTTGACATTGGAGGGTCTTCCTCAACTCGTAAGCTTTTGCTGTCAAGACAAAATCGATGGTACCTCATTGCCTCAACGTGCATTGCCACTTTTCGGAGAAAAGGTATGTATAATTCAATATCTTTCTAGTTTTTCTTTCAGGGCTTTCTTTCCTTTGCTGAATCATGCAATATTGCTCTtgtggtgttttttttttctcgtttttctgatcatattttatatttactagaATTTTTCTACAATACGACACTGTTTATTGGTTGGCAGACactatttttggtttttttgagTTATTAGCTTTTTTGTATTATGTATTCAAtaagtatgttttttttaaatattctcataaataaattttagttttttagaaaatatatgtCATGTTTTGCAATTGGAAGTATATCACCATTAGAAATTTCAAAcggataattttttattatatttggtatttgcaaaaatagaattataaagtaaatatttatttagaattatatatatattttacaatatttatttaaaagtagATTTAATTATGTGTTGTAGATATCGTTCCGTTCCTTGGAGAAATTGTGGTTGTCATCACTTAATATTACAAGAGTATGGCACAACCAGTTGTAAAATGCATCTTTTTGCACTCATGAGAAGTTAACTACGTTGAAAATCGAGGGTTGTGGAAACATAAAATACCTGTTATCATTTTCTATGGCTAAATATCTAGTTCATCTCAAATACTTTGAATGTTTTAAGGTGAATTAAACTTAGGAATGAATTAATGCATATTGTATAAACGGAATTCGAATTCAAAGGTATGCTATCAGAAATTTCCTGAATATTGACAAATGAATTTTCGTGCTTGTTTGGTAATATTCCTTACccctccggcgacggatacgggttaggagtgttacatataTAAGGCCAAAAtctcttaaaaaaaacattttcaactccctttcaaaaaaaaaactcccCTCCCCATTTTCTCTCTGCAACCTAATGGTCCGGCCAGGCTCCGTTCACCGACCACCGCCGCTCACCACCGgtaaatttttttgtaatatttataaatatataaaaaaataaagctaaaaacgtaatagaaaaaataaaaaagaaactttTAGCAAATATTGCTTTTGTTTTTC
It includes:
- the LOC107955859 gene encoding disease resistance protein At4g27190-like; this translates as MESLKDATTSMIGVYGMAGVGKTWLVKEVERQLHEVKLFNSVVRATASRIPDIKEIQDQIAYSLGLKLEENSPVVRARKLYGRLRNEKNVLIILDDLWKKLDLKEVGIPFGSQHKGCKILLTSRSRNVVSNEMGATKTFAVDDLDEEEAWEFFKKMAGNSVESDEELRSTAIEVVKKCARLPLALATVARALRNESLFGWRDALQQLQRPCLEHSSSEISAEVHSNIKLSINHLSSEDLKQIFLLCSLLRRDTRIEDLLRYARGLGLIKGVNSMKAERDRLLKMMRTLKESCLLRDSKSTNEEYFDVHDLTYSLAKSIASNDNQVLALTEVDKDEDEDVVAGWPNGESMKECNKIILRDPSINKLPDQLNCPQLFLFLLFSKDLSLTLPDNFFKEAKNLVLGLTCMHFSSLPSSIGLLTSLSTLCLDHCNLGDNLTIIGALKNLNVLSLAGSDIKIVPKEIGQLLKLKLLDVSGCTKLKTISANVLPSLSKLEELYMGGTCIQWGQPNASLAELNTLSHLSTLEVEIPDAKAAPEDFFQKLQKLERYKICIGKEWVRFRNYQYSRTLKLRLNTSIDDFDHGIKKLVKRTLDLQLDKLKGVKINALEEVTDEERLSHLQNLHIQNGLDIESIINARNEFPHLQSLTLEGLPQLVSFCCQDKIDGTSLPQRALPLFGEKINGGVHSFNPQLVW